Genomic DNA from Hordeum vulgare subsp. vulgare chromosome 2H, MorexV3_pseudomolecules_assembly, whole genome shotgun sequence:
ACTTAAGCCTCCTTTGGTTTAAAAGTATTTTGTAGGAATTCGAATGACACGAATTTTGTAGGAAAAATCTCCTTTGAAGCCCTTTGGTTTGTATGAATGAATTCCTATTCATATGTAGAATAGGAACAAATCGTTTACATATCAAGGGGGGAAACAGTAGCCTAGACCTAATGAAGAAAAAAATCTATCCTAACTCCTAAGAATCAAGTGATATCTATTTTTCTATAGAAATTGAGACACATGTTACCACACTTTTTATGATTTTCTATTATTACGATATTCATGTCCTATGAACCAAATGAGGCCTTAGGAACCGGGGCAATCACTCGCTTCCGTACCTTACGCCCCCACCAAAACTTCCTACCAttgaaattttgagtgagaaCACAATCCTCTTAGAAGTTTCAAATACGATTAGAGTAAGTTGGCGCAAACTCGATGTTAAGTGAGACGTAGGGTCGTTCCATTCCCGAGTAAGTTGGCACACTTAAATACCATTGAAATTTAAGTGAAACATAGGGTCGTTATCATTTCCGAATAGGGTCCGAACTAGAACCACCGCGTGTAGCTAAGCTTCACCCCTCGCTTGTATCCCTGATAGTATTGTCAAGATCATTTCCACGATAGGCCATACATGAAATAAATCCAAAGACACAATGGGTTGCCCCTGATGCTGCTCACGCTAAGCTGAATATTGATGGTGCTTTTCTCAAAGAGGACGGCTCGGCTAGTGCGGGAATGATTCTCCGTGACCATGAAGGTGCGATTATTTTTGCAGCGACGCGTGTGCTCGTTAATTGTGCCGATGCCCTGGAAGCTGAGATGGCTGCGATGGATGAAGGACTTGGACTGGCTCTCCAGTGGTCAAACCTATCGTTGGTGGTGGAAACACACCGTGCCGAACTGCTGCAATTGATTCAGTCGATGGATGTTGATAGATCGCGTTACGCGTACCGAGTTAGTGAGATCAGAATGGTCCTGGATCGTGAGAGGAACATTAATCTAGCTAAGATCAGTCGGCATGCTAATGTGGCTAGGCACACCCTTGCCTATATGGGACGGGTGCAACAACGAGCTACTTGTTGGCTACGAAATTTTCCCGATGATAGCATAGTTAAGTCTGAATGTAATCATCTCATTTGATTAATGAAAGTTCCTACCGGAGAGagtaagagggtgcttggatccaaaagacttattttagtctgactaaaaatagtctTTTTAAAAGGCTAAAATTTCAAGTATACTTGACTAaaaagaggctaaaactagtcttagaCTAAAAAAAAGTTAGTCAGAGGTACCCGTACTAAAATGTGGATTAGTcccctctctcctcatttaactcctctcctTTAACACAGACGAGTTctgggttgaaggttttgaaggatAATAATtgttcattaacttgattttagtttttttagtatttggatccaaacatgaatgaggttagcaagttttagtctcattacttttagtcgtgggactaaaacgtatccaagcacctctTAGCTAATGGCACAAGTTTTGGCACAAGTTAAGCCACGTATTTGATCATTACTTCTTTCCTCGTTGCTGATGGCATCCTTCCCACCCAACCCTGCACCTTGTTCCACAAACCTCCAGAACAAATTTGATTTCATCCATAAGCACGCTTGGACAATCCTTGGTAAAGTGGATGGATGACTTTGCTGAAACTGACCCTCTGAACCAGAGGCATCACAGTAAGCTGGAAACGACCGCTCAACACCTTCAACGCCCTTTTTCCTTCAATAAATCATCACATACGCCAGTCAAAAAAGAAAGTAGCCCAGCTCTGGACCAAGGCCCAAAGAAGCTGATATAAAGAAGCAAACATCTTCTCCGGATGCCTATCAAACATAAGCTGAGGGGCTCAATAATACTATAAACAAGGGATTTCAAAACATACATCATCTTTGCACCCACTACTAAATGATCAGCTAAACTAGGCTTCAGGTTCGCTTGAAATGTTCTCGTATAAATCGCTCCCCATGCGACGGATACTTCTTCCGGATGTACTCACGGAGGCACTTCTGGTAGGAGAAATCGATCCAGACGCCATCCATGCGAACGACGAAGAGGCATCTAGACTTCCTGAACTGCGGGTGCCTGTCGACCATGATGCCGTCAAGCCCGCAGCCAACCTTATCTTCCGCGCGTGGATGATAGGCCAGGAGCTTCTGCGCAACGACGGTTTCGTCCGCGGGACCGAGGCATTCGCCGTCTGCGTATCTGTCCGAGTGGAGGATGTCCTTGATGAGCTGCACGACGGGGCCGACGTCGCGGAGGATCTCGGCCTCCGCGGCCCTCCACGGCACCTGGGACTCGGGCTCGGGCTGCTTCGACAACGGCGGCCGCGCGGACTGGCGGGGCTCGTATGCGGGTGTGGAGCAGGACAGCAGGCGGCGGGGGGACAGCGCCAGCGCGGAGCGCGGTCCGAGGCGGGCGTAGAGGAGGAACggtacggcgacggcggcggcggcggccagagCCATGCCGCCCCCTTTGTGGTGGTGTGGGTGGATGGGTGCGTGAGGGGGTTGATTGGTGGTATCTATTCCGGGAAGAAACTTATCCCTGTGGCTACACAGCGGAGGGGACGGAGCGGGCACAGAAGACGGCCGACGGGATTGTCGCTTTGTTCGACGACGGGGACGGGCATGATGAatttcaaaaggaaaaaaaaaacgtGCATGTACACGCACCACCATACACGTGGGTGCCTCTCGTAATTTCGGAAGGTCAGTCGACAAAAGCTCAAGCCCCGGATCAAGCCCAAAATAAGCCCGATTGAGGTCCTCTTTGATTCATAAGTCCTATgacttttttagtcccaacttataagtcctaAGTCCCTAAAAAGTTCTTACCTGTTTGGTTTCTAGGACTTAACAAGGACTAAAAGATCATATTACAACTATAAATCCCTATAAGTCCCTCTTTAAGAGTATTTTTCATAAGTCCTAAATACCCATTTTAAGTCTGTATAAGTTCCTTCTGTTTGGTTTGGATGAGACTTAAAAGGGCTTATAAGTTCTAAGTCCCTAATAAGTCCCTGTAACCAAACACCCTCTAAAGCAACTACTCGGCTCTACACGGTCCAACCGAACACGAAGCGCAAACATCAGTTAGGGGCCGTTCTTTTGAGGTGATAGGAATAAGCCACCGAGAAGCTGTGATGAAAATAAGTCATCCATTCATTTTAGGTTCTATCATTTTAGCTTATATCTGCATTCACTTTTGAATAGTGTGTAATACCCTTGATCacaaatatgaacatgaaagtgATTTCTACGATATCTCaattatgaacatcattgtctTTCATACAAATATCACAATTAGATGTGCGGAAAGTCAAACCTCAGTGTAAACTTGATTGTAAGAAAAAAAAGGGGCATGCAGGCAATAGcccgaacaccttgcgggcgaGCTTGCCAACGCGGGAGCCGTCCCAATAGGTGGCCGATGCAAGCTTGATAGAGATGCATGGGAGAAGGCGAGCCGTCGGAGGTCCATCCGGTAGCTCGACGGACAAGAGGAGCAAAGACAAGAGGATGCTTGGAAACGAGAGGCATGGCGTCCGAGGCGACCGACGAGGGTGGGTCGagtggcagcggcggcggggagggGCTAGCTCCATCCATGCCGTTGTTATCGAGGCCCTCCGGGACGGCGAGCGAGCGGGGACGGGGCGCGCACGCCCTCTCTCTGTCTCACGTCAAGACGGTGAGCGAGCGGTGGAGAAGCGTCGAGGGGAGGACATGCGGCGGCGGCACCCTTCGTCAGAGGAGACCGGTGAGGGCAGGTCGGTGGCAGCGGCGACGGGTCGAGTGGCAGCGACGGAAGATCGAAGAGTGGCGGCGGCGACGGAAACCTTATCGGGAGTTCGAGACGAGGGAATGGCTGCTTTCTTTTCGATCGGATTGGTGGGCTGGTCGCTGGTAGCATTGTGCAAGTAATTTACGCCAACTCCAGGGGCAACCGCATATACTGtttctgaaaggacgtggatgtcgcttggggttgaataggcgctttaaaataatgagGATTTAGGCTTGAACGaatacggaataaaactaacgtttaatttgtcaagcacaaaactaaaacaactaggctcatctatatgcaccaacaacttatgctaagcaagataaacaactaagtgatagcaagatagtatataacaagaaacaatacggCTATCACAAAATaaattgcataagtaaagggctcgggtaagagataaccaaggcacgtggagacgatgatgtatcccgaagttcacacccttgcggatgctaaactccgtttggagcggtgtggaggaacaatgctccccaagatgccactaaggccatcgtaatctcctcacgccctcgcacaatgcaagatgtcgtgattccactaagggcccttgagggcggtgaccgaacccgtacaaacaaggttggggcaatgtaacgactaagatgcggccctttccggtttaggggaacgaggccccaaagaggaaagaaacgcatctaagcatttcgcaagcacggtaacatagcacatacataataatagaatgacaattagggattcaactaccatctcataaataatatcagagtttacatcacgcattcaaacaaggtagttccgctacggactacaaaacatgagaaattgctatgctaccctgcatgcttgcccacgatcacgaccatgcctcagtcttctagatagttcacgtacaggcggtcgttctcctcatcgtactgccacgccacctgcgtgccatcgggatcacctgcgtcgggcgtacctgtacctgttggtgtgttgaagaaatctgtgagccatggggactcagcaatctatgacctcggtgccagaactagtcaagttattaggtaaggaaggttcagtgtttaggttgtagcatcctaagcattatggtggctaacttacgtagaacatgtattgaaggtggtctatactagcgatcgatgattagctgatAAATAAGTGATCCTGagaacctacttacgtcaatcataaccccaccgtgttcccgatcgaagagagatcttcgaaggggacaatcacggttacgcacacagttggcaattttattagattatgttcaagttatctataaccggatgttaacaaatattccaagttgccaaataaccgcgggcacggcttttcgaaagattaaaccctgcaggggtgctccaactagtccatcacaaacggccacgggccgcaaagtaatcctctatcacgaatcttgtgatctcgtcagattccttagaggaaaacctcaactctcgggagtaccaaagcttcaccgggattcctatacgcaagatatatcgctaaggtaagacaagactagcaggacctcccgtcgtgtcgacggccccaataagagtcgcgtatctcagtctcaggacacgacggatgagctagacgtcgggatggctaaacctctgggtgaccagaggggccccggacatcgctcgggtgggaccaacactcatgaggagcactggctcgggttgttgattaactcctcggggaagccattccctatgcagactattattaagtgattagcaaattaaaaccaatgttgggtcgtgccggacaagtcttaacactacacgatttatcaagggggtcccataacaaccccgaacgtgttaggagcgatcagttatggaatcaaataccggtagccggaactaaggcggcaataacggaacaaaaacacctggcaaaaggctaggcctttcgttatttaccaagtatataggtgcattaattaaataacagatttaacataatgatatcaaactcatgttaacacatgagacaaagcacctgcaactagcaacactaacattagtagctgagcaagcctacttagccattcaagatttgctaggaagggttaagtgtatgggtttcatggcaataccaggaggcaattatttcggtggtaggcagcgagcttatgacgaaggaaacgtgaatctatcataacaagtctagagatggaatcaaggtcatatcatcttgcctgtgatgtcctcagcttgaaactgctcttgttcgtcctgcatgtactctcatggatccacgtactcgtccttcgatcccggtgctacccaacataagaatagcatccaatgaaccacATCACagcaagatgcaacaaacacatgatgcatgagatgaaaaagaaCATGCTTCTCTATCCTAGCTACTAGctcaagcatgagaagaaaatacaagttcctggacagaactgctctctaagatatcttgacatgcatgaggatgacatgatcagatgcgtcacgcgaaaacgatgcaaaaacatataaagaacattacgaacggagctacagatcaaccggaaataacgaaacaagaaatagagtcctacgtatcaaatccatcacaactcactccaatggcatacttctggtattcccaggtttccataTCACAAAAACGAACtaatatggatggggtggtgcaaggaatatcatcacaccatcatctatgcactcacaagcatcaaaacatcaaaactatacaatctgtcacaaacagcaacatagcagtttgagagctatatgcaaagcacctacagccacccaaatgtgccaaataagatatgaggCAGAAGCtacccaagagtactacaagcatgagaaaaaaatacaatacaaaggagtttcacacagaaagatctacagctgctaacttggacaaaaatatcagttttcagggacttagtgaaaattccagattctcactagctgtttatgctctgaagcattttaacaacacccaaaacaatatctacatgacaccaaatggaatgaaaattgacagagatctagacaaacacaaaagctacaactttccagttgatagcaagggctgattctcaacacatggacttctacaagcacaacaacacgagaagaaaatataagcagattctcagacttagtgaaaatcatagattttcactaaactggaatttcagtcacatgcctactttgactaggcacaacttgcacatatgaattcctaagcatgaagcaaaaccaacatgctatagaggggtccacccactactgccacaacaaagaatcaacctcttgggctcatcacatcacatggaaccaagctctaaacattgaacaaaacagaaatatgacattcccagaaagtgttccaaagtggaatctgaacccaccattagattcctgggatgattctaccccaaaacatacataatacataggcacttgcatataacaattgggcacaaagataagaagaagatttacatggaatcacatagagatgaatagtgcatcatcacatgtgcttccactagctcatcacctacacatgcatatgtacacactcacaagtccaatggtgcacatgaggggtggacctcatgctcatgtgccttagcacaccaccacactctCACATACAACAAGCACACACATAACAAcatctacacatgctagttatcacATACACCTTAGCTTACACCACATCATCTCTACTACACCTACACATCCATGCTTGCACTCAAGTGAATGAcaaggcacaccatgccttgggaatgtgtgtgtcacacacacacacacacacacacacacaacatcacatgaaccactatcacacacacaaggtatgtgtgGGGGGgacccccacacacacatacatatctCTTGCACATCCTAGTGATTAAGATCAACTCTCATACACAAGAATCATACCCTACATATACATCAGGATATGCATCTATACATATATCCCTAGTGCATACACACACAACATAAACACTAGCTCACAATATACATGCACTTAAACCTATACATGCATTTCTACACAAGCTAGCTAAAATACTAGGAACAACATGCTCCTTGTGAGGAGAAAAAGAAATACACACAAGGTTAACTAGCAACTGCAGCATTAATCTAGACAGCAAAAGAAAAATCAGCAAGGAAGAAATAGGCAGCAAAAAAGATAAAGGGGCTTGGGGTGATTCGAACCCCACACCTGTGGGCATGCCCACTGATCcaacaccactgcgctactgctTGTTCTCTTGACAGAACAGAGGAGTCTGCAAGGTTAAGCCATTCCCCATGCTACTGATGCTACCACCAAAACAAATATCAAAAAGGGGGTGCTGCCGCTGGGGCTTGAACCCACACCCTCATATCAACACACACACTGcacctaccactacgctacgcttCGGTACTTGACAGCACAGAGAGAATAAACAAGGTAGCACAACAAGACACCATGGTCGCCCTGCTCTGCTACGCACAGAGAGACGTTGACAGGGACGTCACCGGAGCAAGCCTACCACTCTACTGCTGCGCCAGAGGGGGTCCTAACGCTACTACTCCTACTGCCATGTTGGAAGTCGTTGCCCTAAGCCCCGACTTGCCCGAGCTCACACACAAGAACAGCCAAGCACTTGCACTGCCGTACTCCTCTCGGGACAGAGGCACGACAACGATCTTCTACTGCGCATCTATCGAggaggaagggaggaagaagctagctctcacctaggggaaggacgAGAGGTCGCCGATCGCGGAAGAGGCCTCTAGAAGACCAGACGACGATCTGAAGAAGTTGTAGCTGAACTGTCGCCGAACCGAAGCAAAGACGGGGCCGCCGGGAACACgtcgaagaggaggagatgcctgtcggtgtggtcgctccccggcctcaccgaggacggggTGCCTTCCCCACGCGCCCTGACATGGTGGCCGGCACCGGAGACGACGGAAGCACGGTGGACGATGGCGGCGCACTTCTTCTCTCTCTGCTACCTAATCTACAGAGAGATTACCTGGGGAGGAAGAAAGAGATGGAGGGAGGAAGTGGTGGTGCAAGGAGGGCAAAGAGGAACCCGAGGCCAAgggagggcacggacgccaaggctaTATGGGGGCCACGGATGGGACGCGCCGTCAAACTCAGTCGCTCCCTCTCTGCAGCTCAGACGGAAAGCAGACACAAGGCGACGACGTCAGGAGGAAGGGGACGGACGCGCAAGGTGGGCTTTGCTGGGGAAACAACGAGAGCGATGGGCCTCAGGAGGGGAAGGTGGCCCATCTGGCGCCTGATAGAGAAGGAGGGAAACCTAGTGGTTTTACAAAATAAAACAAGTCACAACAATAAATCCCTAGGAAAATATGTGGACtaaggcaaaaataaaataaaatgaccctGGGCAAGAAGGAAAaaagacctatttaaataaaatataaaagggaattttggagcatataaatatttacaaaacagaattaatggatctgttttgtaattatttgcaccactaaaacacaACCCCAAATCACTAAATGCAtatcatcacatccaccacaaaacatactaaaacatgggcatttttgagaTAGGGATGGGGCAAGTAAATATTGAGCTTAAgataaaaaagaaggagaagttttaaaacccttgtgcaaaccaacatagtagctactttcaaacaacacccaCCATCATCTCACAACAACACAcatcaccacatcatcacatgacatcacacctcatacatatgatcacaaggcaacaacacaataggcatggaagaatggatgcatgaatgcaaagggacacatggcaaggtgacacacatgaaataacacatacaTATGActatcatatcaatgacaagttggacccacatagagaaggttccaaatatggcaagttacactcttggggcattacaaactctcccacacttgaaaaagatctcgacccgagatctaagactgaaagaactctggaaattcagaacagaggtgatcctcgcgttcccaagtagcctctttatcggaatggtgtgaccattgcactttgagaaatttgacatacttgttgcgggtcttgtgctcagtcgcctcgagaaccacaactggatgctcacgataggataggtcaggttgaaggtcgatgtcttgaagatgaacagtgcgctcaggagtcttgaagcatctcctgaGCTGAGAGacctggaacacgtcatgcacatttgcaaagtttgacgagagctcgagctggtacgcaaggtcacctctcttgccgacaactctgaaaggaccaacgaaacgaggcgcaagcttgcctttgatgccaaagtgtTGTGTaaccttcataggggacaccttgagatagacgaagtcatcaagctaatAAGACAT
This window encodes:
- the LOC123430409 gene encoding protein DCL homolog, chloroplastic-like produces the protein MALAAAAAVAVPFLLYARLGPRSALALSPRRLLSCSTPAYEPRQSARPPLSKQPEPESQVPWRAAEAEILRDVGPVVQLIKDILHSDRYADGECLGPADETVVAQKLLAYHPRAEDKVGCGLDGIMVDRHPQFRKSRCLFVVRMDGVWIDFSYQKCLREYIRKKYPSHGERFIREHFKRT